From the Betaproteobacteria bacterium genome, the window GGAGATCAAGCGCCGGAACGACGACACGAGGCAGACGATCGAGCGGATGTTTGCGGAGTTGTCGAGCGTGAAGACGGATCGCAATCTGCTGGCGGGGCTGTTCGTGGAGATCGCCAAGTGCCTCAATCAGGACATCGCCCCAAAACGCATCGCCAGCGTGCCCGACCGCCAGTAGTCGACCCTTGCCGACCTCACTGCCCGCAGGCCGGGTAATCGCGGCAAGGCTCGGTCACGTCCCCGCCTAGAGCGTGCTCAACAGCGCGAAGGAATCGTCGACCCGGACCGCCGTCATCGCGGGCCTCGTCGATACACTGTTGTCGCTCGGCGCGCTGATCGCCGCGCAGTCCGCCGTCGTGCTGGCGGACTTTCTCAAGACCCTGCTCGAGTTCGTCGCGGTGCTGCTCGCGTGGCTCGCCATTCGGCGCATCAGGCGCGGGGCCGGCGCCACCTACGACTACGGCATCGGCAAGCTGGAGAACCTCTCGAGCCTGGCGGTGGCCGCGCTGATGATTCTGGTCGTCCTGGTGATCGTCGCCAATGCCGTGCGCAACATCGTCCTGCCCGGGCACATCGGCGGCGCGGGGGTCTACCTGAGCCTCGTGCTGCAGGTGATCTACAGCGGCATCAACGGTTCCCTGTGGAAGCGGGCGCAACGGACCGTTGCGGAGGAGAATTCGCCGATCATGGCGGCGCAGGCGAAGCTTTTCTTCACCAAGCTCGTCGGCAACGTCTTCATCTTCATCTCGCTCGCCGGCAGCCTCGCGCTGGCCGGTCAGGCCTGGTCCGTCTACATCGACCCGGTCGCCTCGCTCGTCATCGCCGGCAGCATTCTCATGTCGGCGCTCAGGGTGCTGACGACCTCCTGCTACGACCTTCTGGACGGCACGCTCGAAGAGGGCGACCAGCTCAAGATCACGCGCGAGCTGGTGGCGCATTTCGAGCGCTACGACATGCTGTACGGCGTGCGCTCCAGGCGCTCGGGCAACCGCATCTTCATCGACATCTTCCTGGGCTTCGATGCGGGCCGACGCGTCGGCGAAGTCCAGCGCGAGATGGAGGTGATCCGCAAGTCGGTCGCTGCGCATTTTCCGAACAGCGTCGTGACCGTCATCATCGGCGCGCAGGATGCCGTTCCGGTGCCGGTTGCGGCCACGCACTGGGCGTCTCAGGCCGGCCGCGGTGACGATCCGGCAGTCGCGGACGTGGATTTGCAGGAGGCTCGACCGGTCGAAGCGGGCTCGGCGTCGAACTGACGAAGACGCCCCGGCGCTCAGTTCGTTTCAGCCGACCGCGGATAAGGCACGGTCAGATCCGCCAGCAGGTGGCGCCCGCACTTGCGGGCAAGACGCAGGAGCCGCAGAAAGACGAGCGCGGTAATGAAGGCGTCGCCGCCAGCGGTGTGACGATCCCGCGGCTCCACGCCGAACAGTGCGCACAGGGCATCCAGGGAAAACCCGCGCGGTGCGTGATCGGTGTCGAAGGCCCCGCTGTCCTGCAGGTGGAGCGTCAGGTCCATGGTGTCGAGCCGGCGGTTGTGCAGATCGACCTGAAAGTGCCGCTGGCAGGCTTGGTTCAGCATCTCGATATCGAAGCCGATGTGGTGGCCGACGATGACGCCATCGCCCAGGTAGCCGAGGAAAGCGGCCAGCGCCTCCCGCTCGTCCATGCCGTCCTGCGCCTCGTCCCGCGTGATGCCGTGCACGGTCACGGCCGACTGGTTGTGCGCGATCTTGAGCATGGCTTCGAACGCGTCCGCCAGATCGATCTCGTCCGCCCTGACGGCGACAGCGCCGATGGTGATGATGCGGTCGCGCTTCGTGTCGAGGCCGGTGGCCTCCGTATCCAGCACGACGAAGCGGACCTGCGCGACGGGCGTCTGGTCGGACCAGGTCGCATCGAAGGCGTGCAGATAGCCCCGCACGATCGGGTCCGATGGTTCGGCCGCGCTCACATTCGCCGTATCCACTGCGCCGGCGTCGAGGTGAACTCGATCAGTTTCTGCACCGATTCGAAGGCCGTCTTCAAGAGCCGCTGATCGTACTTGGGAAGCTGGCTTGCCGCGATGAGCGGGCTGCGCGTCGTGCTTTTCATGGCGGCCGCCGCGGCGTAGCAGGAGGCGGCGCGGAAAGCCCCGGCCGCTTCGTGAAACACCGTCGCGGCTTCGGGCACCGCGGCAGCGGCGACATCCAGGCGCTGCAGGGTGCTCTTGGCGTCCAGGCTGCCTGCGGCCAGCGCGTAGACGCGCGCAGCGTCCGTGATCGGGGACAGCGCTGTGGCGCCGAGATCGAGATCCTGGGTCTGCGCGCCGTCCAGTTCGATCACCAGCCCGTGGAAGAACGTCATCGGCGGCAGGCGTTCGAGCGTGTCGTTCGCGAGAATGGGAATGAAGCTGCGACTCGCCCGCAGATTCGCGCCGATGGCCGCAGTCAGCTCGCGTTCGAGGTCGGGATCGCCGCAAAGCACCCGATAGTCGAGGAACCGGCGGGTGGCGTAGACCTCGTTCTCGATCGGGTTGCCGATCATTGCGTCGAAGAACTGCTTCCAATCGGACAGCGACCGACAGCGCAGGATGTCTTTCTCGGCCGCGGCCGGCAGTGGTCGATCGAGGCCGCAGGCCGTCAGGTGCAGCGAGACCCTTTCCAGGATCGTTCGGAAGTATTGCGCTACCCGGGCCTCCTGCTCGTGCGGCGGGTCCGCGTAGACGATCCCGATCTCGGGCTGCACGGGTTCGATGATTTCGGCGCGGCCCGCTTTGCCGAAGAGCAGCCAGCAATGCGGGACGGCGGCGACACCGGCGTCGCCGGCGGGCAGCTCCTCGCGAACGGCGCACACGATCGACTCGACCAGCGCCGCATCAAAGAGGCTCACGATTTCCGCCACCCTGGCGAAGGTCGCCGGACCCGTCAGGGCCTCCGCTGCGAGCGCACGCGCCTGCGCGACCAGAAGCCTCCACTCGGCAACGGTCCGCGCGTGTGCCAGTTCCGCTGCGAGCAGCGGGAGGTTGCGGCCGGTGACGCAGGAGAGCTCTCTGGCGGAGAGAAGTCCCTCCGCGCGACTTGCTCGGGTTCCGTCCAGAGTTACGACGAGGAGCGGGGTGCGGCTACGCATCATCTGCAGCAGATACGCTTCCGACGTCAGATTCGGTGCTGTGGTCGCGAAGCGCGTCGTCATCACCGATTCGCACGTGTCACCGGCAGTGCCCGCGGCAGAAGCCATGCGCTCGTGCAGGTCGCGCGCGGTGATGACGCCGACGGCGGTGCCGTTGTCATCCAGCACGGCGATTGCGTCCCCCGGGCAGGTGGCCATTGCCCTTGCCGCGTCGCGCGCGGGCTGCCCGGGCGTGCAGACGCGCAGCCGCGCCCGCAGGAACTCCGGCGAGGGTCCCGCGGTGTCGAGCCACGAAGCGGACTGCAGCGTGGCTCCCCGCAATTTCTCGTCGACCGTTGCCTGGAGGACGTTCTGGTAGAGTCCGGAAATCGAGAAGCGGGCGGCAAGAAAGCGCGCGACGCGGGGATACTTGGTGACGTGGACGG encodes:
- a CDS encoding cation diffusion facilitator family transporter, with the translated sequence MLNSAKESSTRTAVIAGLVDTLLSLGALIAAQSAVVLADFLKTLLEFVAVLLAWLAIRRIRRGAGATYDYGIGKLENLSSLAVAALMILVVLVIVANAVRNIVLPGHIGGAGVYLSLVLQVIYSGINGSLWKRAQRTVAEENSPIMAAQAKLFFTKLVGNVFIFISLAGSLALAGQAWSVYIDPVASLVIAGSILMSALRVLTTSCYDLLDGTLEEGDQLKITRELVAHFERYDMLYGVRSRRSGNRIFIDIFLGFDAGRRVGEVQREMEVIRKSVAAHFPNSVVTVIIGAQDAVPVPVAATHWASQAGRGDDPAVADVDLQEARPVEAGSASN
- a CDS encoding 3'-5' exonuclease encodes the protein MSAAEPSDPIVRGYLHAFDATWSDQTPVAQVRFVVLDTEATGLDTKRDRIITIGAVAVRADEIDLADAFEAMLKIAHNQSAVTVHGITRDEAQDGMDEREALAAFLGYLGDGVIVGHHIGFDIEMLNQACQRHFQVDLHNRRLDTMDLTLHLQDSGAFDTDHAPRGFSLDALCALFGVEPRDRHTAGGDAFITALVFLRLLRLARKCGRHLLADLTVPYPRSAETN
- a CDS encoding cyclic nucleotide-binding domain-containing protein codes for the protein MKTSIIRYRVADFLKQSAPFDAISEEDLLELAATGRVSFHEAGEFIFRRNAPRKPCLWVVQQGTVEIVDETEEGDRLYDLLGAGDVLGLAYFLGRESYLHSAKTSSDVILYSIDARSFAVHVTKYPRVARFLAARFSISGLYQNVLQATVDEKLRGATLQSASWLDTAGPSPEFLRARLRVCTPGQPARDAARAMATCPGDAIAVLDDNGTAVGVITARDLHERMASAAGTAGDTCESVMTTRFATTAPNLTSEAYLLQMMRSRTPLLVVTLDGTRASRAEGLLSARELSCVTGRNLPLLAAELAHARTVAEWRLLVAQARALAAEALTGPATFARVAEIVSLFDAALVESIVCAVREELPAGDAGVAAVPHCWLLFGKAGRAEIIEPVQPEIGIVYADPPHEQEARVAQYFRTILERVSLHLTACGLDRPLPAAAEKDILRCRSLSDWKQFFDAMIGNPIENEVYATRRFLDYRVLCGDPDLERELTAAIGANLRASRSFIPILANDTLERLPPMTFFHGLVIELDGAQTQDLDLGATALSPITDAARVYALAAGSLDAKSTLQRLDVAAAAVPEAATVFHEAAGAFRAASCYAAAAAMKSTTRSPLIAASQLPKYDQRLLKTAFESVQKLIEFTSTPAQWIRRM